The sequence AGCGCAGTATGGCCTGTTTGACGGTTTCGTCTATGAAGTCGCAGGTCTCGGTGGAACTCAGGTAGCCGTAGCGCAGCCAGCTCGTGTAGCGGACCATCTGATCGCGCTGGTCGACGCCGCCGATTTCGAGCAGGCTCTCGACTAGGCTGAGCGCCATGGACGTCCCATCGCCCCAAAGACCTGGAATGAGCGGCGCATTTTCGGATACACTGGCGGGGTTTGATCCTGCCAGCGCCTCGCAAACCGCGAGGCCGACCAGACTGCCGAGGGCCTTGTCCGAATCAGGCCTTGGCACGGTCAAGCTCCTCCTGCTCGTATTTGCGCTGCACTTCATCGTAGGCGTCGGCCAGTTCGCGCAGAATGGCCAGGGATTGCTGCGCCTCCAGCAGATCGAGCTTGCGGAGGGCGAACCCGGCGTGGATGATGACGTAATCGCCAAGGGCCGCCTCTCCGTCGAGGAGCATGAGGGAGGCTGTGACGAAGGTTTCGCCTTCGCCGACGCGGCATTGGGCGACGCCGTTTTCGATGGATTCAATTTTGGCAGGAATGGCCAGACACATGATGACTCCTTAGTTCGGGGTGCAGGTTCCGCCGACGGATTCGATTTCGCGGATGACGGACTCTATCATTACGGGCATGGACGAGACAGCCGC is a genomic window of Desulfomicrobium baculatum DSM 4028 containing:
- a CDS encoding HypC/HybG/HupF family hydrogenase formation chaperone is translated as MCLAIPAKIESIENGVAQCRVGEGETFVTASLMLLDGEAALGDYVIIHAGFALRKLDLLEAQQSLAILRELADAYDEVQRKYEQEELDRAKA